The following are encoded in a window of Phaseolus vulgaris cultivar G19833 chromosome 3, P. vulgaris v2.0, whole genome shotgun sequence genomic DNA:
- the LOC137808777 gene encoding cyclin-dependent kinase inhibitor 7-like, with the protein MSECKRCVLTIVPMEEASSTEPIVSKKRKTAATATANSASFQLRSTDTRHCFPDTTVSPEPSVNSAGTVVSGELCSDRSCCSSNHVKELHTAPLDLQAKGFETVDSANRNFKSSSLLSEFCGDSEESTMFPAKSSAEVNEKRRVKEPPKAEIEEFFVMAEKYEQKRFVEKYNFDIVRDMPLEGRYQWVRLH; encoded by the exons ATGAGTGAGTGTAAACGATGCGTTCTCACAATTGTGCctatggaggaagcttcttcaaCTGAACCAATCGTTTCAAAGAAACGCAAAACCGCCGCCACTGCTACTGCTAATTCCGCTTCCTTCCAGTTACGCTCTACCGACACGCGCCACTGCTTTCCCGACACTACCGTGTCACCGGAACCTTCTGTCAATTCCGCCGGCACCGTGGTTTCCGGTGAACTCTGCTCTGATCGCTCCTGCTGTAGCTCCAACCACGTTAAGGAGCTCCACACCGCGCCGTTGGATCTGCAG GCGAAGGGTTTCGAAACGGTAGATTCAGCCAACCGCAATTTCAAATCGTCCAG CTTGTTGAGTGAGTTTTGTGGAGACTCGGAAGAATCGACGATGTTTCCGGCGAAGTCTTCGGCGGAGGTGAACGAGAAACGGAGAGTGAAGGAGCCGCCGAAGGCGGAGATCGAAGAGTTTTTTGTAATGGCGGAAAAGTACGAGCAAAAGCGATTCGTGGAGAA GTACAACTTTGATATTGTTAGAGATATGCCGTTGGAGGGTCGCTACCAGTGGGTTCGTTTACATTGA
- the LOC137808778 gene encoding uncharacterized protein, whose protein sequence is MRGAEGGGGFAVRGGNIYWGRKEDSGFRGIVVIFAWVSVPQTLLREFVDLCSSFGWNSLVCSANYLSAFHDETAMPLAFCVLDELIEELRTRSCPVVFASFSAGSKACLYKVFQLIDGRCETALNLPNYQLLRNCLSGQIYDSGPIDVTSDFGFRFALHPSIAKVPGPSKLVSWAAKSVTSALDALYLTRFESQAAEHWQALYSSVNFGAPFLLLCSENDDLVRYQNIYDFAQRLRNLNGDVNLVNFSSSSHLGHYKHHPIQYRIAVNHLLEKAVTIYSQKVMIERQRTGMDGTQDEISDLICDLQKVAINSNKSLRRVAVGPTDYFFLPSSAGHYSDRESGTPQDEQKEKPVCVPSFPSISAHSVLGQFLFDVCVPKNVEGWDVKFSGLNGRSCASAPRHSLFRGTKRIGRSRL, encoded by the exons ATGCGTGGAGCTGAGGGTGGCGGTGGTTTCGCCGTCAGAGGCGGTAACATCTACTGGGGAAGAAAAGAGGATTCTGGTTTCAGAGGAATCGTGGTAATCTTCGCTTGGGTTTCTGTTCCACAGACCCTGTTACGAGAATTCGTTGATCTGTGTTCCTCTTTCGGGTGGAATTCCCTTGTTTGTTCTGCCAATTATCTCTCAGC TTTTCATGATGAAACTGCCATGCCATTGGCATTTTGTGTTCTTGATGAACTAATTGAG gagcTGAGAACTAGGTCATGTCCTGTGGTATTTGCTTCTTTTTCTGCTGGGTCCAAAGCCTGTCTGTATAAAGTATTTCAG CTTATTGATGGAAGATGTGAAACTGCGCTCAACTTG CCTAACTACCAACTACTTAGGAACTGCCTCTCTGGACAAATATATGATTCTGGTCCAATCGATGTTACAAGTGATTTTGGATTCCGCTTTGCATTACACCCCTCCATTGCAAAAGTGCCTGGACCATCAAAACTTGTTTCTTGGGCAGCAAAATCTGTTACCTCTGCATTGGATGCGTTATACCTAACTAGATTTGAATCCCAAGCTGCTGAGCATTGGCAAGCTTTGTATTCTTCTGTT aattttggagctccttttctccttttatgttCTGAGAATGATGACCTTGTGCGATACCAAAATATCTATGATTTCGCCCAACGTCTACGCAACCTCAATGGCGATGTCAACCTTGTAAATTTCAGTAGCTCCTCTCACCTTG GTCATTACAAACACCATCCAATTCAATATAGAATAGCCGTGAACCATTTATTAGAGAAGGCTGTTACAATATATTCACAGAAAGTGATGATTGAAAGACAAAGAACTGGTATGGATGGTACACAGGATGAGATATCAGACTTAATCTGTGACCTGCAGAAGGTGgcaataaattcaaataaaagcCTTAGAAGAGTTGCAGTTGGACCAACTGACTACTTCTTTTTGCCTAGTTCAGCAGGGCATTACAGTGATAGAGAATCTGGGACTCCACAGGATGAACAGAAAGAAAAGCCTGTATGTGTGCCTAGTTTCCCAAGCATCAGTGCTCACAGTGTCCTTGGCCAGTTTCTTTTCGATGTTTGTGTTCCTAAGAATGTTGAGGGTTGGGATGTGAAATTTTCTGGGCTAAATGGAAGGTCATGTGCTTCAGCTCCTAGGCATTCACTTTTCAGAGGCACCAAGCGTATTGGTCGGTCCAGATTATAA